CTTTACCGGACTTAGGATCGATATTTAGTTTTGCTAATTTATCGGTAGTCTCTTTGTCCAGAGTAACGATGGTTCTGATCTCTTCTTCTTCGGTTTTGGATACCCCAGCGCCACTTAGTTTAGTAACCGCTTTAGGAATATCTTTCTCCAAAGTAGCATCTAGCTTAGTAAGTTCTTTCTCACCGAATTTTTTATCAGGAGCTTTTACTATAGAAGATTCATCTTTTTCTAAGATAACTTCAGCTTTGTCTAAAGAAGCTTTGATCTTTTGCAATTCTGCATTCGCAGAAATTTCTTCAGCAGTTGCACCTTCCAGAGCGCGAACTCTTGGAGATACTGCAACGGATCCTTCTAATACTTTCACGACAGATCTGTCGTTTTTAGTACGATCCACAACGAAAGAAGTTCCTCTAACTCCCGCGATTGCGGTCGGAGTTACTACAGAGAACTGATCGTCTTTGCTTGCTTTATTTACTTTAGCGAAAACTTTTCCGGAAACTAAGGACAATCTAGTGTCAGTGTTTCCTTGGGTATTCAAAGCTAGAGCAGAGAATTCCAAGCTTGACTTTTCAGCTAAACGAACAGCCGATCCGTCGGAGAATTGGATATCAACTTTTGCTTTTGCCTTGGTTTCAATCTTGTCCCCTTCTTTCAGGACAGTTCCAAGACTAGCTTTGTCTTCAGTTAAGTCAGCGTGTTGGATTTTTGCTTCTCCAACGCTAAATACTACGATTGCCGATGGTTGGCTCTGTTTTGCGTTCGCGGAATCCGCGTTCTCCGCAGGCTTTTTACAAGCTCCGGATGTCAACAGACCGACCATTAGGACGGCTGATGCAACGGAAATGATCTTATTCATACCCCTATCCTTCTTTGATCGAGATTAATCAGAAACCGCGGTGGAGGCAGTCCGATCTATATTGGGTTAACATCTATGGATTTGGGATTTTCAATTTATTTCAATTTTTTTTTCCAATTTGGAAGATATTTCCTGAACTAAAATCACCAAAATACAGCTCACCTGTGGAATCTTGGCCAAATGTGCTGATTAAGAAATGAGTATCCCCTAATATAGTTAGTTTCCTTTTACCTTCTGTTTCGGTGGAAAAACCTAGGAGCTTTCCTGAGATAAAGTCCGCAAATATATACCATCCATAGAATTTGGAAAGATTTTTACCTCTGTACACGTAACCACCGGTAATAGAACGACCCAAATCATGATCGTATTCCAGTATTGGGTCAGTTAACCCCGGTTTTTCGCAATTTGCCTTAGGTAAAAAGCAGTGGAATCCTTCCTTTATATTCCAGCCGTAATTTTTACCTTTTAGAACCAGATCTACTTCTTCCCAATCATCCTGTCCTACATCTGCAAGATACAGATCTCCTGTTTTAGTATCGAAGGAGAATTTCCAAGGGTTTCTGAATCCGTACGCCCAGATCTCAGGCAAAAATCCGGGTGAGTTTTTGTAAGGATTGTCTTCCGGGATTTTATAAGGAGGGGCATTCGTATCCAGGTTAGGCGTTATTCGGATCAGAGTTCCTAGATAAGTAGAAGTGTTTTGTCCATGTTTATAAGGATCTGCAGCTGCTCCTCCATCCCCAAAACCGATATATAATTTTCCATCCGGACCAAAACCGAGTTGGCCTGCATTATGATTGGAATAAGGCTGATCCACTC
Above is a window of Leptospira selangorensis DNA encoding:
- a CDS encoding lipoprotein LipL45 codes for the protein MNKIISVASAVLMVGLLTSGACKKPAENADSANAKQSQPSAIVVFSVGEAKIQHADLTEDKASLGTVLKEGDKIETKAKAKVDIQFSDGSAVRLAEKSSLEFSALALNTQGNTDTRLSLVSGKVFAKVNKASKDDQFSVVTPTAIAGVRGTSFVVDRTKNDRSVVKVLEGSVAVSPRVRALEGATAEEISANAELQKIKASLDKAEVILEKDESSIVKAPDKKFGEKELTKLDATLEKDIPKAVTKLSGAGVSKTEEEEIRTIVTLDKETTDKLAKLNIDPKSGKVDEATNAANEAERKKIEEELAKRQADELKRFKNVLVSAPKNLKTNKDLVNYYEKLEKIVLADGKTTIIGAIVDQQGSTMIVHTEDGIKKINQDDVKEVIYDFQTKSEN
- a CDS encoding PQQ-dependent sugar dehydrogenase, yielding MIRFRNRILTFFLFLGLLLFTGEGTYLLAKTKKQKPKTESNVEYVFGWTQVASGFKEITDIQFHPSLPGEMVVLEKKGKILLWNFANNQSKLIADFTGSVETRSEEGLLGLAFHPKFSENKLFYINAVSKESGKDQTFILEFRWDDSKVIRWQDRKRILLRVDQPYSNHNAGQLGFGPDGKLYIGFGDGGAAADPYKHGQNTSTYLGTLIRITPNLDTNAPPYKIPEDNPYKNSPGFLPEIWAYGFRNPWKFSFDTKTGDLYLADVGQDDWEEVDLVLKGKNYGWNIKEGFHCFLPKANCEKPGLTDPILEYDHDLGRSITGGYVYRGKNLSKFYGWYIFADFISGKLLGFSTETEGKRKLTILGDTHFLISTFGQDSTGELYFGDFSSGNIFQIGKKN